The Tindallia magadiensis genome includes the window CACCCATGATGTCAATCTGGAAACCGTGGAGAAAATCATTGAAGACAGCGGACTGGCGGATGAGGTGAAAGCATTAAGTAAAAAAATATTCCGTTATGTGGCAGAAGCCGAGGCAAAGGTTCATGGAAAACCCTTGGAAGCAGTCCACTTTCATGAGGTAGGAGCCGTGGATTCCATTTTGGATATTGTTGGAACGGCCATTTGCCTTTCGGCTCTAAAGGTAGATAAAATCATTGCATCACCTCTACACACGGGAACAGGTTTTGTTCACTGTCAACATGGGAAAATACCCGTACCGGTGCCAGCCACCATGGAAATCTTAAAAGAAAACCAGATTCCCTTCTATAGCACCGGAATTCCAAAAGAATTAGTAACCCCTACCGGCGCTGCTATTGTAGCTGGTCTGGCGGATGCCTTTGGGCCCATGCCGGAAATGGAAGCCCAGGCCATTGGATATGGAGCCGGAACGAGAGAACTGGAAATTCCTAACCTTCTTCGGATGGTAGTTGGTGAAAAAAAAAAGACCTGGAAGAAGTGCTGATCCTGGAAGCCAACATGGATGATACCACTGGCGAAATGCTGGGATATACCATGGAAACACTTTTACAGGCCGGTGCCTTAGACGTAAGCTTCACACCGATCTACATGAAAAAAAACCGACCAGCCATTAAATTGGAAGTGATCAGTGAAGAAGACAAGGCTGACCAACTGCAGAAACTGATATTAACCGAGACATCCACGATTGGCCTTCGCCTCCGAAAAGCCCAGCGGCTGGTTATGAAGCGAAAAAACCTTCCCGTAGAAACAGAATTCGGCATTATTTCAGTAAAAGAAGCCAGATGGGAACAGATTGTAAAATATGCACCAGAATACGAAGATTGTCGAAAAGCCGCCCGGGAACATGGCGTTTCCCTGGCAGAGGTATATCGAAAAGCAGAAGAAGCTTGTTATCAGACAGAGGAGGGAAAGAAATGACCGTTGAATTAGTTCATGCGTCACGGAATCGATTTGTTGAAAATATTTATCGCGGTGATGTGGTGGTGGTGAATGACAAAGGCGATATCCTTTTTGAACTGGGGAATGGAAAGAAGACCACTTATTGGCGATCCTCAGCAAAACCCTTTCAAGTATTACCCTTTGTAGAAGCCGGCGGCATGGAAACCTTCCAGATAACAGGAGAAGAACTGGCACTGATGTGTGCTTCTCATGGCGGAGAACCGGAGCATGTAGAAAAAGTCAGAGCACTGTTGGAAAAAATTGGCTTTGCAGAAGAAGACCTGCGTTGCGGAGCCGCTTCGCCCATGTATCAGCCAGCGGCTAAAAAAATACTGCAACAGCAACAATCATGGACAGCTCTGCATAATTGCTGTTCAGGAAAGCATACAGGGATGTTGGCGATGGCTGCCTTAAAAAACTATCCCAGGGAAAAATACGAAGCCATTGCTCATCCGGTGCAACAGGAAGCTTTACAGGTAGCGGCGGATTTTACAGAAATGGAGGCAGCCGAAATTGGCATAGGCGTGGATGGCTGCGGTGCTCCGATTTACTATTTAGCCTTGGATAAAATGGCAAAAGCCTATGCCCGGCTTTCTAAACCGGAAGCCATCACTCCGCCGTCAAGGGCAGAAGCCATGACAATCATAGGGAAGGCAATGACAGACCATGCCTGGTATGTAGCCGGCACCGGAAGATTGGATACCGTGCTGATGGAAGTGAGTAAAGGCAGACTCCTAGCAAAGCTGGGAGCCGACGGGGTTTACTGCGTCAGTGTGATGGGGGAAGGCATAGGGATTTCCCTGAAAATTGAAAGTGGTGTGATTCGGGCAATTGAGCCGGTCATCGTGGAACTCTTACGCCGACTAAGCTTTATTAGTGATGCAGAAGCCCTTGAAATGGAACATCGGTTGGATTTTGCTATCTATAATCACCGAAAAGAAGTGATCGGTGTTCTAAAACCTGTGTTTTAAGAGATAAAAGGACAGGAACCAGCACCATCTTGGTGAAAAGGAGGCAACCTAAATGGGATCGGAATCAAAAAAACTTATCTATTGCATCCTTTCACTGCTGATAGTGTTGAGCGGACAATGGATAACACCTCCAGAAGGCTTACCGCAGGAAGGACTGACCATGCTGCTGATCGCACTGGCCGCCGCCTTTTTGTGGATGACAGAAGCCGTAGCCATCGGGGTAACCGGTCTGGTGATTATCCTCTTTCAGTCCCTTTTTGGGATTCTGCCGGTAGGGGAAGCTCTAGCGTATATTGCCAGTCCCGTTAACGCCGTGGTGTTGGTAGGTTATTTGCTGGCAGGCTCCTTGGTAAACTCCGGGATGGATCAACGACTAAGTTTAACGATTATTTCAAAAATGGGCGAAAAGACCAGCTACCTAATGCTGGGAATGATGATAGCGACAGCTTTTTTGTCCATGTGGATGTCTAATACCGCCACCGTAGCCATTATGGTGCCCATTGGCACAGGTATTCTAAAAATGGCTGGCTGCCAGCCCCTAAAAAGCAATTATGGAAAAGCTCTTTTTATCGGAGTGGCTTTTTCCGCCAATATTGGAGGGATGGGTACCCCTACCGGGACACCGGCAAATCCAATAGCCATCGCATTGCTTAGCCATTTAGCCGGCATTGAACTGTCTTTTTTGGACTGGACAGCCCGGGCATTGCCTATGGTGTTGCTCCTGCTACCCATATCCTGGATGTTGTTGAGAAAGGTGTACCCACCGGAAATAGACAGGGTGGAAGGTGGGCTGGAAGCCGTAGAAGCCCAACTCGTCCAAATGGGAGCCATCAGCAGGGAAGAAAAACGGGTGCTATTTTTGTTTGGAACAGCCATTACCCTATGGCTTTCCGACTCTTTTCTTTCTTTTCTCCCGGAAGGATGGTTATATATGGTCGCTGTGTTTCTCACTATCTGGATAGTAATGCCAAAAATCGGATATCTTCATTGGCAGGAAGCTCAGCAACGGATCGGATGGGACGTTTTATTTCTGGTAGGAGGAGGACTCTCTATGGGTGCTGGACTGCAAACCACCGGAGCCATTTACTGGATTGCTGCTTTGTTGGAAAATAGTTTTGGAACCATGCCTCAGGCACTGGCAGTTCTTACTATGTCGGCGATCACCGCTTTGGGCATCACCATTTTCTGCAGTCTTTCCGGCACAGCCACCACCTTTGTGCCCATTGCCATTGGGCTGGCCCTTACCTTTGGTTGGGATCCTGTTCTATTTGCAATGACAGCCGGTATTTCCAGCTCCTTTGCCTATTTATTGCCTGCCAACGCGGCGCCTAATGCCGTGTCTTACGGAGCCGGTTATTTTCACACCTTGGATATGGTCAAAGCTGGCGTTTTGATGATGCTGGTCAGCGTTGTTGTGATGGGTCTGGTCGGCGCTTTTCTATTGCCACATCTATTTTAGAAGAATTTAGCGATGATAGATTAATGGCTGATGTTCATCAGGTAAAAAATTTAGGTGATTAAATAGTGCTTCAAGTGGTAAAAAGCTTAGTAGATGCGCTGACGCATCAAGACAACCATAGGAGGTGCTAGTTATTGGAAAGCTTACTATATAGTTTTTTAGCCGGATCTTCTACCGCCATCGGAGCCATTGCTTTACTGTTTTTTGGACCACCGGGAAAAAAAACCATGGCCTCTTTGCTAGGATTTGCCGGCGGTATTATGCTGGCCCTGTCCGTTTTTGAATTAATGCCGGAAGCCCTGGAGCTGGGGAGCATGGCAGCTGTCCTTGGAGGTTTCCTTATTGGCTGCGGAATGATGTTTGGGGTAGACCGGGTACTGCCTCATGCTCATATGTCAGAAAGTGAAAACTTGGAGATTGAAAACCCGGAAAATTTTCCTGAAAACAAGAACCCTTCCGTTCTTCGAACCGGCTATTTGATTTTTTTTGGTATTGCGTTACATAACGTACCGGAAGGCCTTGCCATTGGTGCCGGTTTGGAAGCCAGTCCGGAGCTAGGGCTTTTTATTGCTATTGCCATTGGGTTACACAATATCCCAGAAGGCTTAGCCGTAGCCGGGCCTTTACGGGCAGGCGGGATGGCTGGAGGAAAAGTAGTACTCTTCACCTTAAGTGCTGGTTTAATGACAGTGGTAGGAACATCGATAGGGCTGCTCTTATTTAATATTTCGCCCCTGCTTATTTCTGGTTCTTTAGCTTTTGCCGCCGGTGCCATGGTGTATATTGTTAACGATGAACTGATTCCTCAGGCAAACAACATGCACAGCCACCTAGCCAATGCCGGTCTGATTGTAGGGATGTTGCTTGGGTTTGTTATTTTTTAAGGTGAAAAGCCCACCTACCCATTTTGGGTAGGTGACATTTTTTGAAAAACCACCCCTTTTGTGTGTGTGATCCTTTCGTCGAAACGGATATAATAACGCTGAACACACTGGGAAAATAATATGGAAAACAGGAAGTGGGTGGTGGCGGTGGAGCAAGTAATGGTAGGATCCTTATTGATCTTAATTGTCTTGGGGGCAGCTTGGCTGCTAGTTGTATACAATCGTATGATGAATTTAATGAGTATGATGACGGAACAGCGCCGATCCATTGAAAAACACTGCCGGATCCGTCGGGAATATAGAGATGAAAGGGAAGATAAAGTGGAGGTAGACGTAAAAGGAGAAGAGGAAGAGGAAGACCCTAAAAGGAAAACGATTGCAAAGGGTGATGGGCATTTGGAGATGAAACAAATGGAAAAAAAACTGAAAGAGCTGGATGGTCGTATCGCCAGTCTTCAACGAAGACGGGAAAAAACCGTTGAAGAGTTTCAGGATTTTTGTCGGTCTTCCTGGGTAAAACCGGCACTGCTGATTATGGGCGTAAAAAATCCGGAAAAGAGCTTTCAGGAGACGGAAGCGATTGCTTCTGAAAAAAAATAATTAGACAAATCATAAAAAAACAATGGAAAAAATAGGCCATTTGTCATATGATAGAGAGAAAGCATTCAATGGCTCTTTGGGAGGGACGTCCCATGTCGCAACAACAAAAGTATTCCATTGTCAGCATATCTCTTTTCGCTGGATGGTTGTTAAGTTTTCTTTTTGAAGGAGAGGTTCTTTACCAGTTGATGAATGCCACGGCTGCGGAAGCGGAATGGATAGGGTTATTAGCCATTGGCTTTCACTTTGTCGGGCTTTTTAGTTGTGGTTATTTTATTAAAAGATCCAGCTCTGCTAAAATGGTGATGATGGCTGGTATTGCCGTCTGTTTTGCCGGCAGTCTGATTTTTTTACTGCCTTATTCCCTTCTTTGGTATCTATCAATGATTGCCATGTCTTATTATGCCGGATTGGTTATTGCCTCCTGGGGATATTTTTTCAAATGGTCTACTCCCCGAGACCGACGGTTACAGACAGCGGCAGATGTTTTGATTCTTTCCAACCTGTTGATGATGATGGTCAATGTGATTACCAACCACCTTTCCCTGTATGGGGGCTATGCTCTGTCCTCTCTATTGCTATTGCTGGCGATCCCTTTTATCTATCGATTGGATACGGAAATGGAGATGGATCGGTCAGAACCAGAGATGCTAGACAATCCGGGCATCAAAGAAACCATGGAAAAGCCCTTTCTTTACTTATGCGTGTTTATTGTGATCATTACCATCAATTCTGGCATTATGTATCAGGTAGTGCGCCCTGCCTTTGCTCATTTTAGATTACTGACAGCCTATTATTGGGTAGTTCCCTATCTGCTGGC containing:
- a CDS encoding asparaginase — its product is MTVELVHASRNRFVENIYRGDVVVVNDKGDILFELGNGKKTTYWRSSAKPFQVLPFVEAGGMETFQITGEELALMCASHGGEPEHVEKVRALLEKIGFAEEDLRCGAASPMYQPAAKKILQQQQSWTALHNCCSGKHTGMLAMAALKNYPREKYEAIAHPVQQEALQVAADFTEMEAAEIGIGVDGCGAPIYYLALDKMAKAYARLSKPEAITPPSRAEAMTIIGKAMTDHAWYVAGTGRLDTVLMEVSKGRLLAKLGADGVYCVSVMGEGIGISLKIESGVIRAIEPVIVELLRRLSFISDAEALEMEHRLDFAIYNHRKEVIGVLKPVF
- a CDS encoding SLC13 family permease: MGSESKKLIYCILSLLIVLSGQWITPPEGLPQEGLTMLLIALAAAFLWMTEAVAIGVTGLVIILFQSLFGILPVGEALAYIASPVNAVVLVGYLLAGSLVNSGMDQRLSLTIISKMGEKTSYLMLGMMIATAFLSMWMSNTATVAIMVPIGTGILKMAGCQPLKSNYGKALFIGVAFSANIGGMGTPTGTPANPIAIALLSHLAGIELSFLDWTARALPMVLLLLPISWMLLRKVYPPEIDRVEGGLEAVEAQLVQMGAISREEKRVLFLFGTAITLWLSDSFLSFLPEGWLYMVAVFLTIWIVMPKIGYLHWQEAQQRIGWDVLFLVGGGLSMGAGLQTTGAIYWIAALLENSFGTMPQALAVLTMSAITALGITIFCSLSGTATTFVPIAIGLALTFGWDPVLFAMTAGISSSFAYLLPANAAPNAVSYGAGYFHTLDMVKAGVLMMLVSVVVMGLVGAFLLPHLF
- a CDS encoding ZIP family metal transporter — protein: MESLLYSFLAGSSTAIGAIALLFFGPPGKKTMASLLGFAGGIMLALSVFELMPEALELGSMAAVLGGFLIGCGMMFGVDRVLPHAHMSESENLEIENPENFPENKNPSVLRTGYLIFFGIALHNVPEGLAIGAGLEASPELGLFIAIAIGLHNIPEGLAVAGPLRAGGMAGGKVVLFTLSAGLMTVVGTSIGLLLFNISPLLISGSLAFAAGAMVYIVNDELIPQANNMHSHLANAGLIVGMLLGFVIF
- a CDS encoding helix-turn-helix transcriptional regulator, which produces MSQQQKYSIVSISLFAGWLLSFLFEGEVLYQLMNATAAEAEWIGLLAIGFHFVGLFSCGYFIKRSSSAKMVMMAGIAVCFAGSLIFLLPYSLLWYLSMIAMSYYAGLVIASWGYFFKWSTPRDRRLQTAADVLILSNLLMMMVNVITNHLSLYGGYALSSLLLLLAIPFIYRLDTEMEMDRSEPEMLDNPGIKETMEKPFLYLCVFIVIITINSGIMYQVVRPAFAHFRLLTAYYWVVPYLLALLILRSLPKGFNRALALYVALAMMGISYLLLMALEPTVKTYLLVNTFMLGAFGVFDLFWWSLIGDFLDSSRDAAKIMGIGLSMNVLGILLGGIAGSVITANTNQLDESILVALGVIFIVMVLMPILNNQLNRFFANHDFVMKLAGEIQSEEFVDPLQPFKKAYQLTDREGEIIDLLVQGYTYKGISEKLVVSENTIKFHSRNIYQKLQINNKMELIKLINQELKG